One genomic segment of Hymenobacter psoromatis includes these proteins:
- a CDS encoding DUF3103 family protein, with the protein MSCNRDQVVPAAPSAVTQTNQELATVAKALARTLGTEAAYRQLLKAEALKQFDGDYDVLYRAFTDLQPTFGQRMDELVAQSPTGQALTGMADVLAHVPNLNISVPVNINKWSADTYSPLVLFIPADFDEKTYTKPLQAYDKDGQVHLLDAKKAPDYPVVVIGPSERVKGTALTSEYFGPGKGQNQGKEANGVPGGKGTNKLLPPDDGGGGAPYMPPPPIGQPYTTCRTDNQTEYLRSLWMKDVSEYEAWILGQPEIHLIIMSPIGGASGSTLLDAMYTMSRGAIEDTWYCNTGLYYWDKSTVSNSVGYLWYEQDEGDSSIDVKLTIGYKSDKGLNASTEVTFKIKNKDDVISTSPMNFDFCPSEKYYTGGTAGSRAFRWTLENRP; encoded by the coding sequence ATGAGCTGTAACCGCGACCAGGTGGTGCCCGCCGCGCCGTCCGCCGTCACGCAGACCAACCAGGAGCTGGCCACCGTGGCCAAAGCCCTGGCCCGCACCCTGGGCACCGAGGCCGCCTACCGGCAGCTGCTGAAGGCGGAAGCCCTCAAGCAGTTCGATGGCGACTACGACGTGCTCTACCGGGCCTTCACCGACCTACAGCCCACCTTCGGGCAGCGCATGGATGAGCTGGTGGCGCAAAGCCCCACCGGCCAGGCGCTCACGGGCATGGCCGACGTGCTGGCCCACGTACCTAACCTCAACATCTCAGTGCCGGTCAACATCAACAAGTGGAGCGCCGACACCTACAGCCCGCTGGTACTGTTCATCCCGGCCGACTTCGACGAGAAAACCTACACCAAGCCCCTGCAAGCCTACGATAAGGATGGCCAGGTCCACTTGCTCGACGCGAAAAAGGCCCCGGATTACCCGGTAGTCGTCATCGGCCCCAGCGAGCGCGTCAAAGGCACCGCCCTGACGAGCGAATACTTTGGGCCAGGCAAGGGACAAAACCAGGGCAAGGAAGCTAACGGCGTGCCGGGCGGGAAGGGCACTAATAAGTTGCTTCCTCCTGATGATGGTGGCGGCGGTGCTCCTTATATGCCCCCACCCCCGATAGGCCAACCGTATACTACTTGCCGCACGGATAACCAGACGGAGTATTTGCGCAGCTTGTGGATGAAGGATGTGAGCGAGTATGAGGCTTGGATTTTAGGCCAGCCCGAAATTCATCTCATTATAATGTCCCCGATAGGTGGGGCCTCCGGTAGTACGCTACTCGATGCCATGTATACCATGTCTAGAGGTGCTATTGAAGATACTTGGTACTGCAACACGGGTCTCTACTACTGGGACAAAAGTACAGTCAGCAATTCCGTAGGATATCTATGGTATGAGCAGGATGAAGGCGACAGTTCAATCGATGTCAAACTAACCATCGGCTACAAAAGCGACAAAGGCCTGAACGCCTCAACCGAGGTAACGTTTAAAATCAAGAATAAGGACGATGTCATTTCGACTAGTCCGATGAATTTTGATTTCTGTCCCTCAGAAAAATATTATACTGGTGGAACAGCTGGTAGCAGAGCCTTTCGCTGGACTCTCGAAAACCGTCCTTAG
- a CDS encoding T9SS type A sorting domain-containing protein yields MYSYRSAPNPVSDELLVTAADPDQPTDAPARLSSLTADSAALETTLYDNYGRPVKTQHSAHGQAMLNVRDLPNGLYHLRTGHGKGLVTEHIQVIH; encoded by the coding sequence ATGTACTCCTATCGCTCTGCCCCCAACCCGGTGAGCGACGAGCTGTTGGTAACGGCCGCCGACCCCGACCAGCCCACCGACGCGCCCGCCCGCCTTAGTAGTCTCACCGCCGATAGCGCCGCGCTTGAAACGACGCTATATGACAACTACGGCCGGCCGGTGAAGACGCAGCACAGTGCACACGGTCAGGCCATGCTCAATGTGCGCGACCTGCCCAACGGCCTCTACCACCTGCGCACGGGCCACGGCAAGGGCTTAGTGACCGAACATATTCAGGTAATACACTGA
- a CDS encoding TldD/PmbA family protein, producing the protein MKRRDFVGLTGLATGALLLPPFPGRAGTLVDPARLLEPGLDVAAKKRLADAALNAAKSAGASYADVRIGRYLNQSIFTREKQVQNIASGESFGAGVRVIANGSWGFGATNDVSDKGLVKAAQLAVAMAKANAKTQKEPVQLAPQKGYGEVSWRTPIKQNAFEVPVAQKAELLLAANAAALANGANFVNSSLFQINEQKYFASTDGSYIDQDIHRIWPTFSVTAIDRASGKFKTRDALSSPMGLGHEYLTPLAVDKVAGPAGTGLIGYRNSYDILEDAALAARQAKAKLTATSVLAGKYDLVLDPNHLGLTIHESIGHPLELDRVLGYEANYAGTSFATLEWRAKGLPYGSKQVNIIADKTQPGSLGAVGWDDEGVKTKEWTLIDQGKLVDYEKIRDQAHIVGQNASDGCCYADSWDAVQFQRMPNVSLRPGTAKMSVDDLISGVDKGIYIAGRGSYSIDQQRYNFQFGGQVFYAIEKGKIAGMLDDVAYQANTQEFWNSCVAVCDASDYRMFGSFFDGKGQPSQVSAVSHGSASSRFNAVNVINTARKIG; encoded by the coding sequence TTGAAACGACGTGACTTTGTGGGCCTCACCGGCCTGGCGACCGGAGCCCTGCTCCTACCCCCCTTTCCCGGCCGGGCCGGCACGCTCGTGGACCCCGCCCGCCTGCTGGAGCCCGGCCTCGACGTGGCCGCCAAAAAGCGCCTCGCCGACGCGGCCCTAAACGCGGCCAAAAGCGCCGGTGCCAGCTACGCCGACGTACGCATCGGCCGCTACCTCAACCAGAGCATTTTCACCCGCGAAAAGCAGGTGCAGAACATTGCCAGCGGCGAGAGCTTCGGGGCCGGCGTGCGCGTGATTGCCAACGGCAGCTGGGGCTTTGGTGCCACCAACGACGTGAGTGACAAGGGCCTGGTCAAAGCCGCGCAGCTGGCCGTGGCAATGGCCAAGGCCAACGCCAAAACCCAGAAGGAGCCGGTGCAGCTGGCCCCGCAAAAGGGCTACGGCGAGGTGAGCTGGCGCACGCCCATCAAGCAAAATGCTTTTGAGGTGCCCGTAGCCCAGAAGGCCGAGCTACTGCTGGCTGCCAACGCGGCGGCGCTCGCCAACGGCGCCAACTTCGTCAATTCCAGCCTGTTTCAGATAAACGAACAGAAGTACTTTGCCAGCACCGACGGCTCGTATATCGACCAGGATATCCACCGCATCTGGCCCACGTTTTCGGTCACGGCCATCGACCGGGCTAGCGGCAAGTTCAAGACCCGCGATGCGCTCAGCTCGCCGATGGGCCTTGGCCACGAGTACCTTACCCCCCTCGCCGTGGACAAAGTGGCGGGTCCCGCCGGCACCGGTCTCATCGGCTACCGCAACAGCTACGACATCCTGGAAGATGCCGCCCTGGCCGCCCGCCAGGCCAAGGCCAAGCTCACCGCCACCTCAGTGCTGGCCGGCAAATACGACCTCGTGCTGGACCCTAACCACTTGGGCCTCACCATCCATGAGAGCATCGGCCACCCGCTGGAGCTGGACCGCGTGCTGGGCTACGAGGCCAACTACGCCGGCACCAGCTTCGCTACCCTGGAGTGGCGGGCCAAGGGCCTGCCCTACGGCTCGAAGCAGGTCAATATCATCGCCGACAAGACGCAACCCGGCTCGCTGGGCGCGGTGGGCTGGGACGATGAAGGCGTGAAAACCAAGGAGTGGACGCTCATCGACCAGGGCAAACTCGTTGATTACGAGAAGATTCGCGACCAGGCGCACATCGTGGGCCAGAATGCCTCCGATGGCTGCTGCTACGCCGACTCCTGGGATGCGGTGCAGTTTCAACGGATGCCCAACGTGAGCCTGCGCCCCGGTACCGCCAAAATGAGCGTGGACGACCTGATAAGTGGCGTGGACAAGGGCATCTACATCGCCGGCCGGGGCTCCTACTCCATTGACCAGCAGCGCTATAACTTCCAGTTTGGCGGCCAGGTGTTTTACGCCATTGAGAAAGGCAAAATTGCTGGCATGCTCGACGATGTGGCCTACCAGGCCAACACCCAAGAATTCTGGAATTCGTGCGTGGCCGTGTGTGACGCCTCGGACTACCGAATGTTCGGCTCGTTCTTCGATGGCAAGGGCCAGCCTTCGCAGGTGTCGGCCGTGAGCCACGGCTCGGCCAGCTCGCGGTTTAATGCGGTTAATGTCATTAATACGGCCCGTAAGATTGGGTAG
- a CDS encoding TldD/PmbA family protein codes for MNRRDFTTLTGLAAGALWLPSFPSLAGNLVDPAQLLEPGLDAAQKKRLADVALNAAKAAGANYADVRIQRTLNQGIFTREKQVQNIASGESFGVGIRVIANGTWGFAATNNVSDAGIAKTAQQAVAIAKANSKVQKEPVKLAPQKGYGEVSWKAPIEKNAFEVPVKEKVDLLLAANGAALENGASFVNSALFQVNEQKYFASTDGSYIDQDIHRIWPTFSVTVVDRASGKFRSRQALSVPMGMGYEYLTPKAADKIAGPTGSGVIGYKNSYDILEDAALAAKQTKLKITAKSVTPGKYDLVLDPHHLGLTIHESVGHPLELDRVLGYEANFAGTSFATLDWRKKGLPYGSKQVNIVADKLQANSLGAVGWDDEGVKTKEWTLIDQGKLIDYEKIRDQAYIVGQDASDGCCYSQSWRDVQFQRMPNVSLRPSTAKMTPDELVKGVEKGIYIAGNGSFSIDQQRYNSQFGGQVFYAIENGKITEMLEDVAYQTNTLEFWGACAGSCDASDYRFAGFFNDGKGQPSQSSAVSHGSATSRFNGVNIINTARKIG; via the coding sequence TTGAACAGACGCGACTTCACTACCCTCACCGGCCTGGCCGCCGGGGCCTTGTGGCTCCCGAGCTTCCCGAGCCTGGCCGGCAACCTCGTGGACCCGGCCCAGCTGCTGGAGCCAGGCCTCGACGCGGCCCAGAAAAAGCGCCTTGCCGACGTGGCCCTGAACGCGGCGAAGGCCGCCGGTGCCAACTATGCCGACGTGCGCATTCAGCGCACGCTCAACCAGGGCATCTTCACCCGCGAGAAGCAGGTGCAGAACATCGCTAGCGGCGAGAGCTTTGGGGTAGGCATTCGGGTGATTGCCAACGGCACCTGGGGCTTCGCGGCGACCAATAATGTGAGCGACGCGGGCATTGCCAAAACCGCGCAGCAGGCCGTGGCCATCGCCAAAGCCAACTCGAAAGTGCAGAAGGAGCCTGTGAAGCTGGCTCCGCAAAAGGGCTACGGCGAGGTGAGCTGGAAGGCACCGATTGAGAAAAACGCCTTTGAGGTGCCGGTGAAGGAAAAGGTGGACTTGCTGCTGGCCGCCAACGGCGCGGCGCTGGAAAATGGCGCGTCGTTCGTGAACTCGGCGCTGTTTCAAGTGAATGAGCAGAAGTACTTTGCCAGCACCGACGGCTCGTACATCGACCAGGATATTCACCGCATCTGGCCCACGTTTTCGGTCACGGTAGTGGACCGGGCCAGCGGCAAATTTCGCTCGCGCCAGGCGCTGAGCGTACCGATGGGCATGGGCTACGAGTACCTCACGCCCAAGGCCGCCGACAAGATAGCCGGCCCCACCGGCTCGGGCGTGATTGGCTACAAAAACAGCTACGATATTCTGGAAGACGCGGCCCTGGCCGCCAAGCAAACCAAGCTCAAGATTACCGCCAAGTCGGTGACGCCGGGCAAGTACGACCTTGTGCTCGACCCGCACCACCTGGGCCTGACCATCCACGAATCGGTGGGCCACCCGCTGGAACTGGACCGTGTGCTGGGCTACGAGGCCAACTTCGCGGGCACCTCGTTTGCTACCCTCGATTGGCGCAAGAAGGGCCTACCCTACGGCTCGAAGCAGGTGAATATTGTGGCTGATAAGCTGCAAGCCAACTCGCTGGGCGCGGTGGGCTGGGACGATGAAGGCGTGAAAACCAAGGAGTGGACGCTCATCGACCAGGGCAAACTCATTGACTACGAGAAAATTCGCGACCAGGCTTACATCGTGGGTCAAGATGCGTCGGATGGCTGCTGCTACTCACAGTCGTGGCGCGACGTGCAGTTCCAGCGGATGCCCAACGTAAGCCTGCGCCCCAGCACCGCTAAGATGACGCCCGATGAGTTGGTGAAGGGGGTAGAGAAAGGCATCTACATCGCCGGCAACGGCTCGTTTTCGATTGACCAGCAGCGCTATAACTCGCAGTTTGGCGGCCAGGTATTCTACGCCATCGAGAACGGCAAAATCACCGAAATGCTCGAAGACGTGGCTTATCAGACCAATACGCTCGAATTCTGGGGTGCCTGTGCCGGCTCGTGCGATGCGTCGGACTACCGCTTCGCGGGTTTCTTTAATGATGGCAAGGGCCAGCCTTCACAAAGCTCGGCAGTGAGCCACGGCTCGGCTACCTCGCGGTTTAATGGGGTCAATATTATTAACACGGCCCGCAAGATTGGGTAA